Genomic segment of Pseudomonas sp. CCI4.2:
GCCAGATATAAACACTGATAAATTCGCCTACATTTCAACTAATTCAGACGCCCATGCCTGCCCAACTTAAACGCCGCCTGTTCGTGTTTTTCACGATTGTTCTGCTGATAGCCCTCGCCTTTTTTGCCCAGTGGTACTTCAGGGGGCGCTTCTATGAAACCACCGACAACGCCTATGTTCAGGGTGAGATAACCCGCATTTCCAGCCAACTGGGCGCCCGGGTCGAAGAGGTCCTGGTTCAGGACAACCAGCACGTCGAGAAAGGCCAGTTGTTGATCCGCCTTGACGCCGCCGACTTCCATATGGCCGTGGACCGCGCGCAAGCCATGCTCGCCACGCATGAAGCCGAACGTATTCAAGCGCAAAGCAAACTGACCCAACAAGGCAGCCTGATCGCGTCAGTTGAAGCCCAGGTCGCCGCGAGCCAAGCGACCTTAGGCCGTACGCAGCTCGATTTGAATCGGGCGCAAACCCTGCGCAAATCCGGTTACATCTCAGAAGAGCGGGTGACCACGCTGTCTGCTGATAGCCATATAGCTCGCTCCCAAGTCACCAAAGCTCAGGCCGACGTACAAGGCCAACGTCAGCAAGTGGTCGCTTTGGGTGCTGAAACCAAGCGCTTGGACGCACAAATCTCCAACGCCAAAACCGACTTGGCTCAAGCCGAACTCAATCTGCAACGCAGTGAAATACATGCGCCCCTTAGCGGCATGATCGGTCAACGTGGCGCGCGCAATGGGCAATACGTGCAGGTCGGTGCATATTTGCTGTCCATCGTGCCGGACACTGACATCTGGGTGCAGGCCAACTTCAAGGAAACCCAGATCGGACACATGCAGCCAGGCCAACCCGCCGAGCTGACGTTTGACGCCTATCCCGACACGCCCATCAAAGGCAAGGTCGAAAGCCTGTTCGCTGCTTCCGGCGCGCAATTCAGCCTGCTGCCGCCAGACAACGCTACCGGCAACTTCACCAAAGTCGTACAGCGCATTCCGGTGAAGCTGACCTTCGCCGCCGACAACCCTCTGCACGGCAAAATCCGCCCTGGCATGTCAGTGACGGTTAAAGTCAAAGTCAAAACCGACGGCGCTGACAGTGGCCGGTGATCAACTGATCAGTCCCGTTGGCGAACCGAGCCGACGGGACTGGATCGCGGTCATGAGCGTGATGCTCGGCGCGTTCATGGCGGTGCTGGACATTCAGATCACCAATTCATCGCTCAAGGACATTCAAGGCGCATTGTCGGCGACGCTGGAAGAAGGCTCGTGGATTTCGACTTCTTATCTGGTGGCGGAAATCATCATGATTCCGCTGACCGCCTGGCTGGTGCAACTGCTCTCGGCGCGGCGCTTGGCGGTGTGGGTGTCCTGTGGTTTCTTGGTGGCGTCGATGCTCTGTTCGATGGCCTGGAGCCTGAACAGCATGATCGTGTTTCGTGCGTTGCAAGGCTTCACCGGCGGTGCGTTGATCCCGCTGGCGTTCACCATGACCCTGATCAAACTGCCGGTCCACCACCGCGCCAAGGGCATGGCGCTGTTTGCGATGACGGCGACTTTTGCCCCTTCCATCGGGCCGACGCTGGGTGGCTGGCTGACGGAAAACTACGGCTGGGAATACATTTTCTACATCAACATCCCGCCCGGCTTGCTGATGATTGCCGGCTTGCTCTACGGCCTGGAAAAGAAAGCGTCGCATTGGGAGCTGCTTAAAAGCACTGACTATTTAGGTATCGCCACACTGGCCGTGGGGTTGGGGTGTTTGCAGGTATTTCTCGAAGAAGGCCATCGCGAAGATTGGCTCGAATCCAACCTGATCGTGGGCTTGGGTAGTATTGCGCTGATCAGCTTGCTCACGTTCGTCATCGTGCAACTGTCCAAACCGGCACCGCTGATCAATTTGAGGATTTTGGGCGAACGCAATTTCGGCCTGTCGAGTATTTCCAGCGTCGGCATGGGCGTTGGTCTGTACGGCTCGATTTATTTACTGCCGCTGTACCTCGCGCAAATCCAAGGCTACAACTCGCAGCAGATCGGCGAAGTGATCATGTGGATGGGGATTCCGCAGCTTTTCTTGATCCCGCTGGTGCCGCAACTGATGAAAGTCATGCCGCCGAAACTGCTCTGCGCGGCGGGCTTCGGGCTGTTTGGTTTTGCCAGTTTCGCCTCAGGTGTGCTTAACCTGGACTTCTCCGGCCCGCAATTCAATCACGTGCAACTGATCCGCGCCCTAGGGCAACCGATGATCATGGTCACCATCTCGTTGATCGCCACGGTGTACATCCAACCCAAAGACGCGGGTTCGGCTTCCAGCTTGTTCAACATCCTGCGCAACCTCGGCGGCGCCATCGGTATCGCCTTGCTGTCGACCCTGCTCGATGCGCGAACCAAGGTGTATTTCGATTACTTGCGTGAGGCCATAGTGCCGAGCAACCCGCAAGTCGCCGAGCGGATCGCCCTGTTCACCGACAAGCTGGGCAACGAAACCGCCGCCTTGGGCAAACTCAGTGAAATCGCCCACCAGCAGGCGACGATCATGGCGTACAACGATGCGTTCCATTTCGTCGGCATCGCGCTGGCGGTGAGCATGATTGCGGTGCTGCTGACCAAGGCCTTGCCGGTCGGCGTCAAGGGCGGCGCGGCGCATTGACACAGAGGGCAGGATAAAATCAGCTTGCCTTGATCCATATCAAGAGGTCCACTGAAGATTGGCGGCACAATAATGGCACCTTGCCTTTATCTATTCAGCTAATCAAAAGAAGACCTCTCATGGGCGCCTGGCTTAGCAATGTTTCCCTGAAATACAAATTCTGGGCCGTCAACGCGGTGGCCTTTTTCACCACCCTGACGCTGGTGTTGTACGCCTTGCAGCTTGAGCAGCACGCCCGGGTCAATGCGGCGCAATACTCAGCACAGGCGCAAGCGCGCTTGCTTGGCAGTTGGCCCGGCACGCAGCCGCTGCCGGCCATCAGTAACCTGTTGAGTTTTGCCCAGGGTCAAGCACCCAGCCTCAATAGCCAGCCACTCACTGAATTGGCTAACGCCAGCGGCTGGGTGGATTTGAGCGCTCAGAACAAAGGCGACGAAACCCTTATCGGCGCCGAAGTCATCGCCCGACCTGATGGGCAACGTGTTGCCGTACTGGCCTTCGCGCCAAGCCTGATACAGGTTCTGTTCGAACGTTTGGCGCAGTACGCCGTCGCGGTGTGCATCCTGACCATCGTGATGCTGGCTGCGTCACAGTTGCTGATCCGCTTTCTGCTGAGCCAACTCGACACCCTCAAGGACGTCATGCTCCACGTCGAGAAAACCGGTGATTTGTCTGCTCGCGTGCCGTTGGTAGGCGACGATGAGGTCGGGCAAATGGCCAAGGCGTTCAATGCCATGCAGGCCGGTTATCAGCGAGTGGTCAATATCGTTGCCAAAACCGCCGCCCGCCTTGATGAAGGTGCGGTCAAGCTGGCGGCGGGCATGAGCGAAGTGCGCCACGGCATGCTCGGTCAACAGAGCGAAACCGACCAAGTCGCAACCGCCATCAATGAAATGACCTCCACCGTCTACCACATCGCCCAGCACGCCGGGTCTACCCGAGATCAGTCGCAAACGGCTGATACCTTGGCAGGAACCGGCAAGGACGTGGTTCAGCGGGTGCAGGTGTCCATCGCCGGACTCTCCAGCGGCGTGCAACAAACCGCTGAAATGATCCGGCAATTGGCCGATGACAGTCAGAAAATCAACGGCGTGGTCAACGTCATTCACAGCATCGCCGAACAAACCAATCTGCTGGCGCTCAACGCGGCCATCGAAGCGGCGCGCGCGGGTGAGATGGGCCGCGGATTTGCCGTGGTCGCGGATGAAGTGCGCAACTTGGCGAAACGCGTGCAAAGCTCCACCGATGAAATCACCAAGATGGTCGCAGCACTGCAGGCTGGGACCCGGGACGCCGTGGACTTCATGCAGGAAAGCTCGTTCAAGGCCGACGATTGCGTGCAACACGCCAAAGAAGCCGGCGAAGCGCTGGCAGCGATTACGAATGCAGTGGCCCAAATGCGCGAAAGCAATACCCTGATCGCCGAAGCCGCCCAAGAACAAAGCCAGGTCGCGGAAGAAATGAACCGCGCCGTGGTCAGTATCCGCGACGTCACCGAACAGACCGTGCAGCAAACCGTAGAATCAGCCACCACCAGCGGTGAACTGGCCACACTGGCCGGTGAACTGAGTCGGGCGATTGGTCAGCTTAAGTTGTGATGACGGGCGGTGTACCTGATACACCGCCCGGCCTGGGCCTCTT
This window contains:
- a CDS encoding HlyD family secretion protein, which encodes MPAQLKRRLFVFFTIVLLIALAFFAQWYFRGRFYETTDNAYVQGEITRISSQLGARVEEVLVQDNQHVEKGQLLIRLDAADFHMAVDRAQAMLATHEAERIQAQSKLTQQGSLIASVEAQVAASQATLGRTQLDLNRAQTLRKSGYISEERVTTLSADSHIARSQVTKAQADVQGQRQQVVALGAETKRLDAQISNAKTDLAQAELNLQRSEIHAPLSGMIGQRGARNGQYVQVGAYLLSIVPDTDIWVQANFKETQIGHMQPGQPAELTFDAYPDTPIKGKVESLFAASGAQFSLLPPDNATGNFTKVVQRIPVKLTFAADNPLHGKIRPGMSVTVKVKVKTDGADSGR
- a CDS encoding MDR family MFS transporter, with amino-acid sequence MSVMLGAFMAVLDIQITNSSLKDIQGALSATLEEGSWISTSYLVAEIIMIPLTAWLVQLLSARRLAVWVSCGFLVASMLCSMAWSLNSMIVFRALQGFTGGALIPLAFTMTLIKLPVHHRAKGMALFAMTATFAPSIGPTLGGWLTENYGWEYIFYINIPPGLLMIAGLLYGLEKKASHWELLKSTDYLGIATLAVGLGCLQVFLEEGHREDWLESNLIVGLGSIALISLLTFVIVQLSKPAPLINLRILGERNFGLSSISSVGMGVGLYGSIYLLPLYLAQIQGYNSQQIGEVIMWMGIPQLFLIPLVPQLMKVMPPKLLCAAGFGLFGFASFASGVLNLDFSGPQFNHVQLIRALGQPMIMVTISLIATVYIQPKDAGSASSLFNILRNLGGAIGIALLSTLLDARTKVYFDYLREAIVPSNPQVAERIALFTDKLGNETAALGKLSEIAHQQATIMAYNDAFHFVGIALAVSMIAVLLTKALPVGVKGGAAH
- a CDS encoding methyl-accepting chemotaxis protein encodes the protein MGAWLSNVSLKYKFWAVNAVAFFTTLTLVLYALQLEQHARVNAAQYSAQAQARLLGSWPGTQPLPAISNLLSFAQGQAPSLNSQPLTELANASGWVDLSAQNKGDETLIGAEVIARPDGQRVAVLAFAPSLIQVLFERLAQYAVAVCILTIVMLAASQLLIRFLLSQLDTLKDVMLHVEKTGDLSARVPLVGDDEVGQMAKAFNAMQAGYQRVVNIVAKTAARLDEGAVKLAAGMSEVRHGMLGQQSETDQVATAINEMTSTVYHIAQHAGSTRDQSQTADTLAGTGKDVVQRVQVSIAGLSSGVQQTAEMIRQLADDSQKINGVVNVIHSIAEQTNLLALNAAIEAARAGEMGRGFAVVADEVRNLAKRVQSSTDEITKMVAALQAGTRDAVDFMQESSFKADDCVQHAKEAGEALAAITNAVAQMRESNTLIAEAAQEQSQVAEEMNRAVVSIRDVTEQTVQQTVESATTSGELATLAGELSRAIGQLKL